Proteins found in one Oreochromis niloticus isolate F11D_XX linkage group LG22, O_niloticus_UMD_NMBU, whole genome shotgun sequence genomic segment:
- the LOC109194357 gene encoding uncharacterized protein LOC109194357 isoform X4, producing MSSDICGEPDLSKKVRYSRKEQEDRGEWEQREVDIYESTDDIRDNDTNFQAHEGGPQTQSPPSVQKGSFRCATLALRVLCLLMLAGIIILSICFGWNKSEYDKLHNSYIQFLDKVLDNMSQLQSSYDTLSQNNSDIQEEVKKLKEKIKDVTGNMTQLQSSYDKLSKNHSELQEEVKKLKEKIEEKCAKGWKRRLGCSCYIKSCEKKLCDESRKACQDKGADLVMINSKEEQSAQSGAEHS from the exons ATGTCCTCAGATATTTGTGGTGAACCAGATCTATCAAAGAAGGTGAGATACAGCAGAAAGGAGCAGGAGGACAGAGGAGAGTGGGAGCAGAGGGAGGTGGATATCTACGAGAGTACAGACGACATACGAGACAACGACACCAACTTTCAGGCACATGAAGGTG GACCACAGACTCAGAGTCCTCCTTCAGTCCAGAAGGGCTCTTTCAGATGTGCTACACTGGCTCTAAGAGTGCTGTGCCTCCTGATGTTAGCTGGGATCATCATCCTGTCCATATGCT TTGGTTGGAACAAGAGTGAATATGACAAACTGCACAACAGTTACATCCAGTTCCTTGACAAAGTTTTAG ACAACATGAGTCAGCTGCAGAGCAGTTATGATACGCTGAGTCAAAACAACAGCGACATACAGGAAgaagtgaagaagctgaaggagAAGATTAAAG ACGTGACAGGCAACATGACTCAGTTACAGAGCAGTTATGATAAACTGAGTAAAAACCACAGTGAGCTACAGGAAgaagtgaagaagctgaaggagAAGATAGaag AGAAGTGTGCCAAAGGATGGAAGAGGAGACTTGGATGCAGCTGTTACATTAAATCCTGTGAGAAAAAGCTTTGTGATGAGAGCAGGAAAGCCTGTCAGGATAAAGGAGCTGATCTGGTGATGATAAACAGCAAAGAGGAACAG tcagcacaatctggagctgaacactcttaa
- the LOC109194357 gene encoding uncharacterized protein LOC109194357 isoform X3 yields MSSDICGEPDLSKKVRYSRKEQEDRGEWEQREVDIYESTDDIRDNDTNFQAHEGGPQTQSPPSVQKGSFRCATLALRVLCLLMLAGIIILSICFGWNKSEYDKLHNSYIQFLDKVLDNMSQLQSSYDTLSQNNSDIQEEVKKLKEKIKDVTGNMTQLQSSYDKLSKNHSELQEEVKKLKEKIEEKCAKGWKRRLGCSCYIKSCEKKLCDESRKACQDKGADLVMINSKEEQVLGSRTAGSEFWLLCTIP; encoded by the exons ATGTCCTCAGATATTTGTGGTGAACCAGATCTATCAAAGAAGGTGAGATACAGCAGAAAGGAGCAGGAGGACAGAGGAGAGTGGGAGCAGAGGGAGGTGGATATCTACGAGAGTACAGACGACATACGAGACAACGACACCAACTTTCAGGCACATGAAGGTG GACCACAGACTCAGAGTCCTCCTTCAGTCCAGAAGGGCTCTTTCAGATGTGCTACACTGGCTCTAAGAGTGCTGTGCCTCCTGATGTTAGCTGGGATCATCATCCTGTCCATATGCT TTGGTTGGAACAAGAGTGAATATGACAAACTGCACAACAGTTACATCCAGTTCCTTGACAAAGTTTTAG ACAACATGAGTCAGCTGCAGAGCAGTTATGATACGCTGAGTCAAAACAACAGCGACATACAGGAAgaagtgaagaagctgaaggagAAGATTAAAG ACGTGACAGGCAACATGACTCAGTTACAGAGCAGTTATGATAAACTGAGTAAAAACCACAGTGAGCTACAGGAAgaagtgaagaagctgaaggagAAGATAGaag AGAAGTGTGCCAAAGGATGGAAGAGGAGACTTGGATGCAGCTGTTACATTAAATCCTGTGAGAAAAAGCTTTGTGATGAGAGCAGGAAAGCCTGTCAGGATAAAGGAGCTGATCTGGTGATGATAAACAGCAAAGAGGAACAG
- the LOC109196387 gene encoding CD209 antigen-like protein D, which yields MAAKVQVAKDFRVIYSRRIHSDGRGREHSEVEMLDDEDQHPDVELQDAEGSTQKKLAAVKRSFFSTLKVKLAVLYLLFLAGITTRYILVTLEKEQLQNKYNKLSNNYSFFQAQLVEKCPEGWMGFGSSCYFKSTERKHWHDSRTDCQDKGADLVIINSKEEQKFVSELSMRGESWIGLHAIQLTISGSWKWKWEWVNGALLTET from the exons ATGGCTGCAAAAGTTCAAGTTGCAAAAGATTTTAGAGTGATATACAGCAGAAGGATCCACAGTGATGGACGAGGGAGAGAGCACAGTGAGGTGGAGATGTTAGATGATGAAGATCAGCATCCCGATGTTGAGCTACAAGACGCTG AGGGAAGCACTCAGAAGAAGCTTGCAGCTGTGAAAAGGAGCTTTTTCAGCACTTTGAAAGTGAAGCTGGCAGTGCTGTATCTTTTGTTTCTGGCTGGAATCACCACACGAT ATATTTTAGTCACTTTGGAGAAAGAGCAGCTGCAGAACAAATACAACAAACTCAGCAACAATTACAGCTTTTTCCAGGCTCAACTTGTAG AGAAGTGTCCTGAAGGGTGGATGGGATTTGGAAGCAGCTGTTACTTTAAATCCACTGAGAGAAAGCACTGGCATGACAGCAGGACAGACTGTCAGGATAAAGGAGCTGATCTGGTGATCATAAACAGCAAAGAGGAACAG AAATTTGTCAGTGAACTCAGCATGAGAGGAGAATCCTGGATTGGTTTGCATGCCATTCAGTTAACAATATCAGGAAGCTGGAAGTGGAAATGGGAATGGGTGAATGGAGCACTGCTCACAGAGACGTGA